A single Candidatus Neomarinimicrobiota bacterium DNA region contains:
- a CDS encoding outer membrane protein assembly factor BamD, whose product MKRVLIFLFLGILSLSITGCAGRQSSARSSIEERFARGKALFEKEKWARAADEFNLVVINNPAGNLAAQAQYYYAECLYQQKQYVEAQVEFERLLRRWATTEHLVEARYRIVQCLVAQSPSFYFDQKTTLEAIDELQAFIDDFPESAYREEAETLITELRYKIARKYYESGRLYLKWRRSPPARIYFDMVLSQYYDTPYADEARVGIVVSYILEEDLEAARVYLNENDAKFTDPELRAEAERYVDMAQQGKFDLDFYIRLYQ is encoded by the coding sequence ATGAAACGCGTTTTGATATTCCTGTTCTTGGGCATCCTTAGTCTAAGCATCACGGGCTGCGCTGGCAGGCAAAGTTCAGCACGCAGTAGCATTGAGGAACGCTTTGCCCGGGGTAAAGCTTTATTCGAGAAGGAGAAATGGGCCCGAGCTGCCGATGAGTTCAACTTGGTGGTTATCAACAATCCGGCTGGCAACTTGGCGGCCCAGGCACAATACTATTACGCCGAATGTCTTTACCAGCAAAAACAGTATGTGGAAGCCCAGGTTGAGTTCGAACGGCTCCTGAGGCGCTGGGCCACTACCGAGCACCTGGTGGAGGCCCGCTATCGCATAGTCCAGTGCCTGGTTGCTCAATCGCCCTCATTCTACTTCGATCAGAAAACCACCCTGGAGGCTATAGACGAACTGCAGGCTTTCATCGATGACTTCCCTGAAAGCGCTTACCGGGAAGAGGCCGAGACCCTTATCACTGAGCTGCGGTACAAAATTGCGCGCAAGTATTATGAATCAGGGCGTCTCTATCTGAAGTGGCGCCGGTCACCACCGGCCCGGATCTATTTTGACATGGTATTGTCCCAGTATTACGACACCCCTTATGCTGATGAAGCCCGGGTAGGTATCGTGGTCTCCTATATCCTTGAAGAAGATCTTGAAGCGGCGCGGGTTTACTTAAATGAGAATGACGCCAAGTTTACAGATCCGGAACTAAGAGCAGAGGCTGAACGCTACGTTGATATGGCCCAACAGGGCAAGTTCGATCTCGATTTCTATATCCGCCTCTACCAATGA